AAGGTGCGGATGCTGGTGTTAAAGGCCTGTACCTGCTTGTTGTAGCGCTCACGGGCCACGTTGATCCGGTTTTCAGTCCCTTCCAGCTGTTTCTGCAGATCAAGGAAGTTCTGGTTGGCCTTCAGGTCAGGATACTTCTCTGCCACCACCATCAGGCGGGACAGGGCGCCGGACATCTGGCCCTGCATCTGCTGGAACTTGGCAATGGCAGCCGGGTCATTGATGATCTCCTTGCCCACCTTCATACCACCCACACTTGCGCGGGCCTCGGTGACCGCCTTCAAGGTATCGGCTTCATGCTTGGCGTACCCTTTAACCACCTCAACCAGATTGGGGATCAGGTCGTTACGGCGTTGATAGGCGGATTCCACATCGCCCCAGGCAGCTATTACCGCTTCTTCATTGGCCTGCATGGTGTTGTAGCCACAACCGGACAGCATGCCCATCAGCAGGGTGCCCATAATCAACAGCATGATTCGTTTCATTGTGATTCCTCCGCTTTCTCAGGTTTCTTAACTTTTTTTTCAATGTAGGTCTTGACCTTGTGCAACAAATCCCTGGCCCAGACGAATTCAGTGGCCAGTATGCCCAGGCCCAGCGGTATCACCACGATTGCCGGGCCAGGGGTAAAGATCATGATGATGCCGATGATCACCACCGTGATGCCAATTACCGCCACCACCAGCTGGCGGGCCTTGCGCAGGGTCCAGTGCAGCATTAACGCTGGGCCATGGCCTGTAGACGGGCGATCCGCTCTTCCATGGGCGGATGGGTGGAGAACAGGCTCATCATGCCGCCGCCGGTAAGCGGATTGACGATGAACATGTGGGCCGTGGCCGGTGTGGCATCATGCATCGGAATCTGGTGTGACGCATTCTGCAGCCGTCCCAGGGCACTGGCCAGGGCGCGGGGCTTGCCGCAGATCTCGGCGCCGGTTGCGTCGGCCAGATATTCCCGCGAGCGGGAGACCGCCATCTGGATCAGCATCGCCATAAAGGGGGCCAGAATGGCCATGGCCAGTGAACCGACCAGGCCGCCAAGGCCGCCCCCTTCTTCGTCATCCCGTCCGGCACCCAGCATGGCGCCCCATTGCAGCATGCTGCCGATCATGGAAATGGCACCGGCAAAGGTGGCGGCAATGGTGGAGATCAGGATGTCGCGGTTCTTGACATGCCCCAGCTCATGGGCCATCACCCCTTCCAGCTCCTCAGGGGAGAGAATCCGCAGGATGCCTTCCGTGGCTGCTACGGCAGCATGGCTGGGGTTGCGGCCGGTGGCAAAGGCGTTGGGTGATTGATCCGGAATGATATAGACCTTGGGCATCGGCAGACCAGCCCGCTGTGCCAGCCGTTCTACCATGCCATAAAAAGCCGGGTTCTCACTGCGGGTGATCTCCTGAGCGCCGTACATCCGCAGTACGATCTTGTCCGAGAACCAATAGCTGCCGAAGTTCATGACTGCCGCCATGACAAAGGCGATCAACATGCCGCCTGACCCGCCGATTGCGCCCCCCATGGCCACCAACAGCACGGTTAACAGTGACAGTAACAAGGTTGTTTTAAACTGGTTCAACATTTTGGGTTCCTCCGTTATGGTGCTTTGATAAAGCCGGGGAGGCCAAATAAAAAAGACCTTTACCCACGGCAAATACAACGAAAAGCCTGGGTAAAGGTCTTGCTGGCGATCTCTCGTCCCACGTCCGAGCCCGTTTTACAGGACTGTCTTGACGAATCGTGGGCCGACCATGTCTCCGGTCGGTAGCTACTCCCCTTTACGTAGTGAAATCATAATCAGCCTTGCTATGCTTGTCAAGGGGATTCAATAGATGTTGTTGTTACGTTATTTCAACAGGTTTTACACAAGCAGGGTAAATTCACCACTGGCCGGGTGGTAGCTGTACAGGTTACCGGACTCAATGTCAAAGTACCAGCCGTGCAGGTCAAGTTTTCCGGCATCAACCCGCTCCTTGATCCAGGGAAAGGTCAGCAGGTTTTCCAGCGACACCAGAATCGAGGCATGTTCGCAGGCCTTG
Above is a window of Trichlorobacter lovleyi SZ DNA encoding:
- a CDS encoding LemA family protein; the protein is MKRIMLLIMGTLLMGMLSGCGYNTMQANEEAVIAAWGDVESAYQRRNDLIPNLVEVVKGYAKHEADTLKAVTEARASVGGMKVGKEIINDPAAIAKFQQMQGQMSGALSRLMVVAEKYPDLKANQNFLDLQKQLEGTENRINVARERYNKQVQAFNTSIRTFPNSLTNSMLLHLQRKEPFKAEEGAKVAPKVKF
- the htpX gene encoding zinc metalloprotease HtpX; translated protein: MLNQFKTTLLLSLLTVLLVAMGGAIGGSGGMLIAFVMAAVMNFGSYWFSDKIVLRMYGAQEITRSENPAFYGMVERLAQRAGLPMPKVYIIPDQSPNAFATGRNPSHAAVAATEGILRILSPEELEGVMAHELGHVKNRDILISTIAATFAGAISMIGSMLQWGAMLGAGRDDEEGGGLGGLVGSLAMAILAPFMAMLIQMAVSRSREYLADATGAEICGKPRALASALGRLQNASHQIPMHDATPATAHMFIVNPLTGGGMMSLFSTHPPMEERIARLQAMAQR
- a CDS encoding PGPGW domain-containing protein, giving the protein MLHWTLRKARQLVVAVIGITVVIIGIIMIFTPGPAIVVIPLGLGILATEFVWARDLLHKVKTYIEKKVKKPEKAEESQ